Proteins encoded by one window of Salvia splendens isolate huo1 chromosome 7, SspV2, whole genome shotgun sequence:
- the LOC121810447 gene encoding uncharacterized protein LOC121810447: MSTLENIEVFKVSDARKKTLTVRHEIETESFDCECKLFERWGYLCSHLFFVLRNKDVNNIPEKYIGNRWLKSELLKAVHGSNEDDKLQIGNRCHGRYFGLYQRAFKNKNHLIAMDNLLAGIGPQIFTNDTTGSSSVDKNDFIKNIYGIVVPEEITAHAPDVVSTKGGANDKKSRIKSSIEKAIEKASKLHRRCGKCHKVTDHNARSCGRK, from the exons ATGTCCACTTTGGAGAACATCGAGGTCTTTAAAGTTTCTGATGCTAGAAAGAAGACCTTAACAGTTAGACATGAGATAGAGACTGAGTCATTTGATTGTGAGTGTAAACTATTTGAAAGGTGGGGTTATCTATGCAGCCATCTTTTCTTCGTCCTCAGAAACAAAGATGTCAACAATATTCCAGAGAAGTATATTGGTAACCGGTGGCTGAAAAGTGAATTATTGAAGGCAGTTCATG GTTCTAACGAAGATGACAAGCTACAAATTGGTAACAGGTGTCATGGACGTTACTTTGGTCTATATCAACGCgcttttaagaataaaaatcaTCTGATTGCAATGGATAATTTGCTTGCGGGTATTGGTCCTCAAATTTTTACTAATGACACTACTGGATCTTCATCAGTTGATAAAAATGATTTCATCAAGAACATATATGGTATTGTTGTACCTGAAGAAATAACTGCACATGCTCCAGATGTGGTTAGTACAAAGGGAGGTGCAAATGACAAGAAAAGCAGGATTAAGTCGAGCATAGAGAAAGCAATTGAAAAAGCAAGTAAACTTCATAGGCGTTGTGGAAAGTGTCATAAAGTGACTGATCATAATGCCAGGAGTTGTGGCAGAAAGTAG
- the LOC121811635 gene encoding transcription factor MYB114-like, whose product MKEFSMGASTSMKEKQRASKKGLNRGPWTAEEDRRIAATVAAHGAKQWTTIAARSGLSRCAKSCRLRWMNYLRPNIKRGNMSDQEEDLIIRLHKLLGNRWSLIAARLPGRTDNEIKNYWKHHLRKKSWEKRVLVAGISSEETASKSVQHTAEEKATSVGRKVVENSKESEARIDDFDDFFDFSNENPTTLEWVTKFIEFGNNSC is encoded by the exons ATGAAAGAATTTTCCATGGGAGCCTCAACTTCGATGAAAGAGAAGCAGAGGGCGTCAAAGAAGGGGCTCAACAGAGGGCCGTGGACAGCAGAGGAGGACCGGAGAATTGCAGCCACCGTCGCTGCCCATGGTGCCAAGCAGTGGACAACCATTGCTGCTAGATCAG GTTTATCGCGTTGTGCTAAGAGCTGCAGGCTGAGATGGATGAATTATCTGAGACCAAACATCAAGAGAGGCAACATGTCTGATCAAGAAGAGGACTTGATCATCAGGCTGCATAAACTCCTTGGAAATAG GTGGTCGCTGATAGCAGCTAGGTTACCAGGTCGAACAGACAATGAGATCAAGAACTATTGGAAACATCATCTCAGGAAGAAGTCATGGGAGAAAAGGGTATTGGTTGCAGGGATTTCGAGTGAAGAAACTGCCTCCAAGAGTGTTCAGCATACTGCAGAAGAGAAGGCAACAAGTGTTGGTAGAAAAGTTGTGGAGAATTCAAAGGAATCAGAAGCTAGGAttgatgattttgatgatttcTTTGACTTCTCTAATGAGAATCCTACCACTTTAGAGTGGGTAACCAAATTTATCGAGTTTGGTAACAATTCATGTTAA
- the LOC121810446 gene encoding protein FAR1-RELATED SEQUENCE 5-like → MDSSSYSESTSTNGEGSVIPICNAELRPYEGQNFSSLEEGIFFNEKYAQEACFDCRRFGNMSSGGVITFQYVVCNRQGFHTVDPLDVDVSISEDVNVSDDDEVTSKKKRRRGTKRCGCGARISFKFFSNCGVKYYLVHQFIEEHNHAMCDKDHKRFMKGNRSMNDVHHKFVEDKANIGPTSTFNLLNEFLGGFDVVGCTLNDVRNCSRDIKEKLKEVDVQIIQNQMQEKKRICEGFFYKYQLSRDDNKLVSLFWFDAESRKYYHMFGDVVAFDTTYSTNRYRMVFGPFIGKDNHGCPIAFGAGFVSSENCDVLSWLFTVFVECMGVAPGIIITDQDWGMRLAIEKVLSGTRHRLCMWHIMSKLFEKIPKSFSDREKFSKEFKACVWSELLDPDEFDIIWTGIAEKYGVEDHKWFKGMFAIRHLRITAYFRDVPMGSLMRTTSFSESENSFFKRYSKPLFNFADFTLQYNNAIDAQRNQIEKLDYYDSIISPKYATD, encoded by the exons ATGGATTCTTCATCTTATTCCGAGTCGACGTCGACGAATGGTGAAG GATCTGTTATTCCAATTTGCAACGCTGAGTTGAGGCCTTATGAAGGTCAAAATTTTTCTTCACTTGAGGAGGGAATTTTCTTTAATGAAAAGTATGCTCAAGAGGCTTGTTTTGATTGTCGAAGATTTGGAAATATGTCTAGTGGTGGTGTTATTACTTTTCAGTATGTTGTTTGCAACAGACAAGGTTTTCATACAGTTGATCCGTTGGATGTCGATGTAAGTATATCTGAGGATGTGAACGTGTcagatgatgatgaagtaaCTTCAAAGAAGAAACGCAGACGTGGCACAAAAAGGTGTGGATGTGGAGCAAGGATCAGTTTCAAGTTTTTTTCTAATTGTGGTGTTAAATATTATCTTGTGCATCAATTCATTGAGGAACACAATCATGCTATGTGTGACAAAGATCATAAGCGATTTATGAAAGGAAATCGCAGTATGAATGATGTTCATCACAAGTTTGTTGAAGATAAAGCTAACATCGGTCCTACTTCAACTTTCAACTTATTAAATGAGTTTTTGGGTGGTTTTGATGTTGTTGGGTGTACGTTGAATGATGTTAGGaattgttctcgtgatattaaaGAGAAACTGAAAGAAGTGGATGTTCAAATTATCCAAAATCAGATGCAAGAGAAGAAGAGAATTTGTGAAGGCTTTTTTTACAAATATCAATTATCACGTGATGATAATAAGTTAGTGAGCTTATTTTGGTTTGATGCTGAGTCTCGGAAATATTACCATATGTTTGGAGATGTTGTAGCATTTGATACAACATATTCGACAAACAG GTATCGTATGGTGTTTGGTCCATTTATCGGGAAAGACAATCACGGGTGTCCTATTGCATTTGGAGCTGGTTTCGTATCCAGTGAGAATTGTGATGTATTATCATGGCTTTTCACTGTGTTTGTTGAATGCATGGGTGTTGCTCCAGGGATCATAATCACAGACCAAGATTGGGGAATGAGGCTTGCAATTGAGAAGGTATTATCTGGTACAAGACATCGTTTGTGCATGTGGCATATTATGAGCAAGTTGTTTGAGAAAATACCTAAATCCTTTTCTGATAGGGAAAAGTTTAGTAAGGAGTTTAAGGCTTGTGTTTGGTCAGAATTGTTAGATCCGGATGAGTTTGACATAATATGGACTGGTATTGCTGAAAAATATGGTGTGGAAGATCATAAATGGTTTAAGGGCATGTTTGCTATTAGACATTTGCGGATCACAGCCTACTTTAGAGATGTTCCTATGGGTTCTTTAATGAGAACAACATCTTTTTCAGAATCTGAAAACAGTTTTTTTAAGAGGTACTCGAAACCGTTGTTTAATTTTGCTGACTTCACTCTTCAGTATAATAATGCCATTGATGCTCAAAGGAATCAAATTGAAAAGCTTGACTATTATGATTCTATAATCTCTCCAAAATATGCCACTGATTAG